One window of Sulfurospirillum sp. 1612 genomic DNA carries:
- a CDS encoding inorganic phosphate transporter: MKFSSVKISKESKHKKLIDVYKFFGALLFILMIVWYATTLTQGISQPILLLVATIFGGYMALNIGANDVANNVGPAVGSQAITILGAVIVAGLFEALGSFIAGGNVVGTIKSGIINPNLIQETSTFVWLMMAALLAGAIWLNLATAFGAPVSTTHSIVGGVMGSGLAAVGFHMVNWSKMGAIVSSWIISPLLGGIIAAVFLIIIKKTIVYKEDKRLAAKTMVPILLALMTWAFSTYIILKGLKKLVHLNFSIAAFIGLLVAIVVYFYTRSSIIKKADTLENTRKGINKLFNIPLIFSAALLSFAHGSNDVANAIGPLAGIYDALATGNIISTAHIPLWVMAVGAIGIVVGLSLYGPKLIKTVGSEITELDQIRAFCVAISAALTVIIASQLGLPVSSTHIAIGAVFGVGFLREYLMRNPVKETEAEIEQHKIDTEMNKLEEYKHALESLGKLKKVDPILVKSLMTKINEEKAIIRNIHEGELELSKIEKKAIKAVKKHELVKRSALKMIIAAWLITVPASALLSAMFYYMLRGMLL, translated from the coding sequence ATGAAATTTTCATCTGTCAAAATCTCCAAAGAATCAAAACATAAAAAATTGATAGATGTATATAAATTTTTTGGTGCTTTGCTCTTCATCCTCATGATAGTCTGGTATGCAACCACACTCACTCAAGGTATTTCGCAGCCAATTTTATTGTTAGTAGCGACTATCTTTGGTGGCTATATGGCACTTAATATCGGGGCTAATGATGTCGCAAACAATGTAGGACCGGCCGTGGGGTCTCAAGCCATCACGATTCTTGGAGCTGTGATTGTAGCGGGACTCTTTGAAGCCTTAGGCTCATTTATTGCAGGAGGAAATGTCGTTGGTACGATTAAAAGTGGCATTATCAATCCCAACTTGATTCAAGAAACCAGTACGTTTGTTTGGTTGATGATGGCGGCACTACTAGCAGGGGCTATCTGGCTCAATCTAGCCACAGCTTTTGGAGCGCCCGTCTCAACAACCCACTCTATCGTCGGCGGCGTAATGGGTTCAGGCTTGGCTGCTGTGGGTTTTCATATGGTCAATTGGTCCAAGATGGGAGCCATTGTCTCAAGTTGGATTATCTCACCACTTTTAGGTGGTATTATTGCTGCCGTTTTTTTAATTATAATCAAAAAAACTATCGTTTACAAAGAAGACAAGCGCCTCGCTGCTAAAACAATGGTGCCGATTTTATTAGCACTGATGACCTGGGCATTTAGCACGTATATCATCTTAAAGGGTCTCAAAAAACTTGTCCATCTCAATTTTTCTATTGCTGCATTTATTGGATTACTCGTCGCTATTGTAGTCTATTTTTATACCCGCTCTTCAATCATAAAAAAAGCCGATACTCTTGAAAATACACGAAAGGGTATTAATAAACTTTTTAATATTCCGCTTATTTTCTCAGCCGCACTGTTGAGTTTTGCACATGGTTCTAACGATGTCGCCAATGCTATCGGTCCTTTGGCAGGTATCTATGATGCACTCGCAACGGGCAATATTATATCAACAGCGCACATTCCACTATGGGTTATGGCAGTAGGTGCAATCGGTATTGTCGTAGGACTCTCTTTATACGGACCCAAACTCATCAAAACAGTCGGCAGTGAAATCACGGAATTAGATCAAATTCGAGCGTTCTGCGTCGCCATATCCGCAGCACTCACGGTCATCATTGCCAGTCAATTAGGATTGCCCGTCAGTTCTACTCACATTGCTATTGGCGCCGTATTTGGAGTGGGTTTTTTGCGAGAATATCTCATGAGAAATCCCGTCAAAGAGACAGAAGCTGAGATTGAACAGCACAAAATTGACACAGAGATGAATAAACTTGAAGAGTATAAACACGCCCTGGAGTCTCTTGGAAAGCTCAAAAAGGTTGATCCAATTTTGGTAAAAAGTCTCATGACAAAAATCAATGAAGAGAAAGCCATCATCAGAAATATCCACGAAGGAGAACTTGAACTCAGTAAAATTGAGAAAAAAGCGATCAAAGCAGTCAAAAAACACGAACTAGTTAAACGCTCTGCACTTAAAATGATCATTGCCGCATGGTTGATTACCGTTCCTGCTTCTGCTCTATTATCGGCTATGTTTTACTACATGTTACGCGGGATGCTTTTATAG
- a CDS encoding transglycosylase SLT domain-containing protein, with translation MKNIFSLFLRNFFIILIVSTSSLVASNLSPQQIKTLKLVKEIAKQYPNKSGETFEYTAMSICMTETSAGIFKVGDIGKDPNIFKASLGIMQVRLQTARFIAEKLQLHDILKMSDVVLVNRLLGDDRFNIYVAVQYLVWLNDYTKNYFRTVSRYNGGNYNHTYYNKVIRNMRFIQNIKDLN, from the coding sequence ATGAAAAATATTTTTTCATTATTTCTTAGAAACTTTTTTATAATATTGATTGTTTCAACTTCTAGCCTGGTTGCCTCAAACCTCTCCCCTCAGCAAATAAAAACACTGAAATTAGTAAAAGAGATCGCAAAACAATATCCAAACAAAAGTGGAGAGACTTTTGAATACACAGCCATGTCAATCTGTATGACTGAGACCAGTGCTGGCATTTTTAAAGTTGGAGATATCGGCAAAGATCCCAATATCTTCAAAGCATCCCTTGGCATCATGCAAGTTCGGTTACAAACTGCGAGATTCATAGCAGAAAAACTTCAATTGCATGACATCCTCAAGATGAGTGATGTCGTTTTGGTCAATCGACTCTTAGGTGATGACCGGTTTAATATCTATGTCGCTGTGCAATATTTGGTATGGCTCAATGATTATACGAAAAATTATTTTCGAACCGTTAGTCGCTATAATGGTGGTAATTACAATCACACCTATTATAATAAAGTAATAAGAAATATGCGTTTTATTCAAAACATAAAAGATTTAAACTAG
- a CDS encoding 6-carboxytetrahydropterin synthase, producing the protein MFWEISKEFDFCYGHRVWSQVLDQEFAMKTCFTCRHLHGHQGKIIIHLQSDVLQEGMVTDFGHLNWFKQFLDDTLDHKFLIDIHDPLFETLLPHFSDKKNLIDHDAGFKTVDFSVIQQEPRHIFEMYEGYIIVDFVPTSENISTWLMEIIQEKMNKIGVRVSSVEFLETPKSKSVVYAKPN; encoded by the coding sequence ATGTTTTGGGAAATTTCAAAAGAGTTTGATTTTTGTTATGGTCACCGCGTGTGGTCTCAGGTTTTAGATCAAGAATTCGCGATGAAAACGTGCTTTACATGCAGACATCTTCATGGTCATCAGGGCAAGATTATCATTCACCTGCAAAGCGATGTGTTGCAAGAGGGAATGGTGACAGATTTTGGGCATCTCAACTGGTTCAAACAATTTTTGGACGATACATTAGATCACAAATTTCTCATCGATATTCATGATCCTCTCTTTGAGACACTGTTGCCACATTTTAGTGATAAAAAGAACCTCATTGATCATGATGCTGGATTTAAAACGGTTGATTTTAGTGTCATACAACAAGAGCCAAGACATATTTTTGAGATGTATGAGGGGTATATTATCGTGGATTTTGTACCAACAAGTGAAAATATTTCGACTTGGTTGATGGAAATCATACAAGAAAAAATGAACAAAATTGGGGTGAGGGTCTCTAGTGTTGAATTTCTAGAAACCCCAAAAAGCAAAAGCGTTGTTTACGCCAAACCAAATTAA
- a CDS encoding AraC family transcriptional regulator, with the protein MKKNTQQDYSQRVNEILFYIHQDVSKENSVASLAARVSMSPFHCNRVFKKVTGESLHAYIRRVRLEHCANALLFNPDSTITEILQEYGFVSNASFTHAFKDCFGVTPTKWREIDIPKSINQNIEEIQFLEVSLGYFEKRKVAYIRHKGYDRSIRQAWYQLGEWARNNHLSFENTTMIGLHHSNPNIVKKEECHYVACLELDATGEYYRSGEIGIMEIPRFFCGKFSLQGKYGDLMKYMDYIYYKWLPHSTYEKVHFPSIAIYHKNHFIREDEQFELDFYIPIRYK; encoded by the coding sequence ATGAAGAAAAATACACAACAAGATTATTCTCAACGTGTCAATGAAATCCTTTTTTATATTCATCAGGATGTATCAAAAGAAAATAGTGTCGCCTCATTGGCTGCGCGTGTTTCTATGTCACCGTTTCATTGTAATAGAGTGTTTAAAAAAGTCACCGGTGAGAGTCTGCATGCTTATATTCGTCGCGTTAGGTTGGAACACTGTGCTAATGCCCTGTTATTTAATCCCGATTCAACGATTACTGAAATCTTGCAAGAGTATGGTTTTGTCTCCAATGCTTCATTTACGCACGCATTTAAGGATTGTTTTGGTGTCACACCGACGAAGTGGCGCGAGATTGACATCCCAAAAAGTATCAATCAAAATATTGAAGAAATCCAATTTTTAGAGGTCTCATTGGGGTATTTTGAAAAGAGAAAAGTGGCATACATCCGACACAAAGGGTATGATCGTAGCATCCGGCAAGCGTGGTATCAACTTGGTGAATGGGCCAGGAATAATCATCTCTCATTTGAGAATACAACGATGATAGGCCTGCATCATAGCAATCCTAATATCGTCAAAAAAGAGGAGTGCCATTATGTGGCTTGTTTGGAACTAGACGCCACAGGAGAATATTATCGTAGCGGTGAAATTGGTATCATGGAAATTCCTAGATTTTTTTGCGGAAAATTTTCACTGCAGGGAAAATATGGGGATTTGATGAAATATATGGATTATATTTATTACAAATGGCTTCCCCATTCCACGTATGAAAAAGTGCATTTTCCCTCCATCGCTATTTATCATAAAAATCATTTTATTCGTGAAGATGAACAGTTTGAATTGGATTTTTATATTCCGATACGCTATAAGTGA
- a CDS encoding aminotransferase-like domain-containing protein, translating into MNIRFANRVTSAPRSFTRKILDLTKDTSVISFAGGLPDVTLFPHELIKSELDHILQADNKTIYQYSPASGVVELREELAKGYQNSNAEEILLTNGSQQGLDLICKAFINEGDAIVVESPSYLAALNLFALYNPDIIEVKLSANGVDTEQLEEIFKTKKPKFFYAIPTFQNPTGWSWDQKTREEVARLAKKYDIIIIQDGPYDALRYEGENPIGFDTLLPEQTVNLGTFSKTLVPDFRIGWMRANKDLISVFKGLKESTDLQSSKVFQYVAANILKKGKLPAHIAKIKATYKTKRDTMVKALNEHFGSIIDLEIPQGGMFLWIKFPDDIDTMKMFDAAVKENVAYVPGSVFFRDQGISSYARLNYTNATLDEIKTGIKSLKKAYQTYTSK; encoded by the coding sequence ATGAATATACGATTTGCCAATAGAGTAACAAGCGCGCCGAGATCTTTTACTAGAAAGATACTCGATCTCACAAAGGATACATCTGTCATATCTTTTGCCGGTGGATTACCTGATGTCACCCTTTTTCCGCATGAGCTGATCAAGAGTGAGCTTGATCATATTTTGCAAGCTGACAATAAAACCATCTATCAATACAGTCCCGCCTCTGGCGTCGTAGAACTTCGAGAAGAGCTTGCTAAAGGATATCAAAATAGCAATGCCGAAGAGATTTTATTAACCAATGGCTCACAACAAGGCTTGGATCTTATCTGCAAAGCATTCATCAATGAAGGCGATGCTATTGTCGTAGAATCTCCGAGTTATTTGGCTGCACTCAATCTCTTTGCGCTGTATAATCCTGATATTATCGAAGTAAAACTCTCCGCCAATGGCGTCGATACTGAACAATTAGAAGAGATTTTTAAAACCAAAAAACCAAAATTTTTCTATGCCATTCCAACTTTTCAAAATCCTACCGGATGGAGTTGGGATCAAAAAACACGTGAAGAAGTCGCGCGTCTTGCAAAAAAATATGACATCATCATCATTCAAGATGGTCCTTATGATGCCTTGCGATATGAAGGAGAAAATCCTATAGGATTTGATACCCTTCTACCGGAGCAAACGGTCAATTTGGGAACCTTTTCTAAAACGTTGGTACCGGATTTTAGAATCGGATGGATGCGTGCCAATAAAGACCTTATCTCTGTATTTAAAGGCTTGAAAGAGAGTACAGATTTGCAAAGTTCAAAAGTGTTTCAATATGTTGCGGCTAATATTCTCAAAAAAGGGAAACTTCCTGCGCACATCGCAAAAATCAAAGCCACCTATAAAACCAAAAGAGATACTATGGTCAAGGCGCTCAATGAGCACTTTGGATCAATCATTGATTTAGAAATTCCACAAGGTGGGATGTTCCTTTGGATTAAATTTCCTGATGATATTGATACGATGAAGATGTTCGATGCGGCCGTCAAAGAAAATGTTGCCTATGTTCCAGGAAGCGTATTTTTTAGAGATCAAGGCATCAGTTCTTATGCAAGACTCAACTACACCAATGCAACACTAGATGAAATAAAAACCGGAATCAAAAGCCTCAAAAAGGCTTACCAAACCTACACCAGCAAATAA
- a CDS encoding YfdX family protein yields MKKEALVFALSVSVLWSVSAFGSASMDKNLKNSETKSFIKKELSVQNKKIESASSDALKGLHKTFEAMRDLRANKADDASKLLAGATKDFDVALKNNPDLRLVPIGNDVYMYQFNGSVKDIQASLQIAKKMLQENHLQSVRELLAPLRDELDITTYYLPMDLYPDVTKIATKLLHKGKQKEALRELMMGLSMIEGRHTLMPLSLLDAQNSVLMASQLDKSHQKDALAWLDRATQSLQKTLLLGYTSKHAKEYQKLTIMIEDLKAGIKANNKVDKLYHDLKQYFNHVLMITRKESRKLDSDSVWNHTKVAHKNATKEEDKDIVNFAHKSETDAY; encoded by the coding sequence ATGAAAAAAGAAGCTTTGGTTTTTGCCCTAAGTGTTTCCGTTTTGTGGAGTGTTTCTGCTTTTGGATCTGCGAGTATGGACAAAAATCTCAAAAATTCTGAGACGAAATCCTTCATCAAAAAAGAGCTGTCAGTGCAAAATAAGAAGATTGAATCTGCTTCTTCAGATGCGCTAAAAGGACTGCACAAAACTTTTGAAGCGATGCGTGATTTGCGTGCCAACAAAGCCGATGACGCATCAAAATTATTAGCTGGAGCCACCAAAGATTTTGATGTGGCACTCAAAAACAATCCAGATCTTAGATTAGTACCTATTGGCAATGATGTTTATATGTATCAATTTAACGGTTCGGTGAAAGATATCCAAGCCTCATTACAAATTGCAAAGAAAATGTTACAAGAGAATCATTTGCAATCTGTAAGGGAGCTGTTGGCACCGCTACGGGATGAACTGGATATCACGACATATTACTTGCCGATGGATTTGTATCCAGACGTGACTAAAATCGCAACAAAATTGCTTCACAAAGGCAAACAAAAAGAGGCATTGCGAGAGCTCATGATGGGGCTGAGTATGATTGAGGGGCGACATACGCTGATGCCGTTATCTTTACTTGATGCCCAAAATAGTGTCTTAATGGCTTCACAACTCGATAAAAGCCATCAAAAAGATGCCCTTGCCTGGCTGGATAGAGCAACGCAATCATTACAAAAAACACTTCTTTTAGGATACACTTCAAAACATGCAAAAGAGTACCAAAAGCTCACTATCATGATAGAGGATCTCAAAGCAGGAATCAAAGCCAATAACAAAGTGGATAAGTTGTATCATGATCTCAAACAATATTTCAATCATGTTCTCATGATAACGCGAAAAGAGAGCCGAAAGTTAGATTCAGATTCAGTATGGAATCACACTAAAGTAGCGCATAAAAATGCGACAAAAGAAGAGGATAAAGATATCGTCAATTTTGCGCACAAATCAGAAACAGACGCTTATTGA
- a CDS encoding helix-turn-helix domain-containing protein, with the protein MIDSIKTASFELNILDRVSTNYKLHTHENICMCAISQGEMLFFHDGENILLKPAEIIVFNTNQPHCLKDYHDITRYYILHLYKEAQLLPKIIKEPSCYEQFLTFCTHALNGTSDGFIDTFLKEYQAPLPHANFDDDFEKIKNYIDANLEQSLSLEALAQKTKRNRSYLSRGFKKKYGLSPSRYIFNKRVHRSKTMLDEGKDITHIALELGFCDQSHFYKAFKSIFSITPNEYKQMKRRQEIAPLLNDHDDV; encoded by the coding sequence GTGATTGACTCGATCAAAACAGCATCGTTTGAGCTCAATATCCTCGATCGTGTTTCAACCAACTACAAACTCCACACTCATGAAAATATCTGTATGTGTGCCATCAGCCAAGGGGAGATGCTCTTTTTTCATGATGGTGAAAACATCCTATTAAAACCTGCAGAAATTATTGTTTTCAACACCAATCAACCGCACTGTTTGAAAGACTATCATGATATCACGCGCTATTATATTTTACATCTCTACAAAGAGGCGCAACTCTTGCCCAAAATCATCAAAGAACCCTCATGCTATGAACAATTTCTCACCTTTTGTACACACGCACTAAATGGAACATCTGATGGGTTTATCGATACCTTTTTAAAAGAGTATCAAGCCCCATTACCCCATGCAAATTTCGATGATGACTTTGAGAAAATCAAAAACTATATTGATGCCAATCTAGAGCAGAGCTTATCGCTTGAAGCACTCGCACAAAAGACAAAACGCAACCGCAGTTATCTCTCACGAGGATTCAAAAAAAAGTATGGACTCTCCCCCAGCCGTTATATCTTCAACAAACGCGTACACCGCTCTAAAACCATGCTTGATGAGGGCAAAGATATCACACACATTGCCCTCGAGCTTGGATTTTGTGATCAATCCCACTTCTACAAAGCCTTTAAATCCATCTTTTCTATTACTCCAAATGAATACAAACAGATGAAGCGACGCCAAGAAATTGCCCCGCTTCTTAACGATCACGATGACGTTTAG
- a CDS encoding RidA family protein, with amino-acid sequence MNQPIPQGLYRPAVRYHDVIYTSGMTPRVQGVLQYSGKITAAYPLEHYQEAVKQATTNSLTAALALVQEDEKITLILQLNVYINAAEDFLEHSKIADFASALLAEKLGEASIGSRAAIGVATLPSNAPVEIALVAGVSKI; translated from the coding sequence ATGAATCAGCCAATACCTCAAGGGCTCTATCGTCCCGCTGTGCGTTATCATGATGTGATTTATACCTCAGGGATGACACCGCGTGTGCAAGGAGTGTTGCAATACTCTGGAAAGATAACAGCAGCGTACCCTTTGGAGCATTATCAAGAGGCGGTAAAGCAGGCGACAACCAATTCGCTTACGGCCGCGCTTGCTTTAGTGCAAGAAGATGAAAAAATCACGCTTATTTTACAATTAAACGTTTATATCAATGCAGCAGAGGATTTTTTGGAGCATTCAAAAATCGCAGATTTTGCATCAGCACTTTTAGCTGAAAAGCTTGGAGAAGCGAGCATCGGAAGTCGTGCGGCTATTGGTGTGGCGACATTGCCATCAAATGCACCGGTTGAGATTGCTTTGGTTGCGGGTGTTTCTAAAATCTAA
- a CDS encoding pyridoxal phosphate-dependent aminotransferase, with the protein MMTLDEKFKAIGADNAPGQEGRQKIDNLDSMMRGEKIAGVLVDFSHGDVDAFAPTPGSDALWMQGYQKGAAQAYTQYRGSAEIAQGLAERLGAFTGRAIAADSELIITPGTQGALFLALGALVGADTKVAVIAPDYFANRKIVTYLGGIVVPIPLHYGKGQSQNGPDLEALERAFKEGVEVLVFSTPNNPTGVIYSKESINKIATLARQYDVSVIVDQLYSRLLYSGESYTHLRACESVPKNIITIMGPSKTESLSGFRLGVAFGSAALIERMERLQAIVSLRAAGYNQAVLSGWLDETPGWLQERIQKHEAIRDDLLEIFNTAGLITAKPQAGSYLFPKLPPLDVDITLFVRLLRHQAGVIVTPGSEFGPTTHDSVRLNFSQDHDNAVAAAKRIVSMVQRYKK; encoded by the coding sequence ATGATGACACTAGATGAAAAGTTCAAAGCAATCGGAGCAGACAATGCGCCTGGGCAAGAGGGGCGTCAAAAGATTGATAATCTTGATTCGATGATGCGAGGCGAAAAGATTGCCGGGGTACTGGTGGATTTTTCTCATGGCGATGTTGATGCTTTTGCTCCGACACCTGGGTCAGATGCACTGTGGATGCAGGGGTATCAAAAAGGAGCCGCGCAAGCTTACACCCAATATAGAGGATCTGCAGAGATAGCACAAGGCTTAGCCGAGCGCTTGGGTGCATTTACCGGGCGTGCCATCGCGGCTGATTCTGAGTTGATTATCACACCGGGTACACAAGGGGCACTCTTTTTGGCCTTAGGTGCGCTAGTCGGAGCGGATACAAAAGTCGCTGTGATTGCGCCTGATTATTTTGCAAATCGTAAAATAGTGACTTATCTTGGTGGGATTGTCGTGCCGATTCCGTTGCACTATGGCAAAGGTCAATCGCAAAATGGACCCGATTTAGAAGCACTCGAGCGTGCTTTCAAAGAGGGGGTGGAGGTTTTGGTATTTTCAACTCCTAACAATCCCACAGGGGTGATTTACTCCAAAGAGAGCATCAACAAAATCGCAACACTTGCGCGGCAATATGATGTGAGTGTGATTGTCGATCAGCTCTATTCTCGCTTGCTTTACAGTGGGGAGTCTTATACACATCTTCGCGCTTGTGAGAGCGTGCCTAAGAATATTATCACGATTATGGGGCCTTCCAAAACCGAATCGCTCAGCGGTTTTCGTCTGGGCGTTGCCTTTGGGAGTGCGGCGTTGATTGAGCGAATGGAGCGCTTGCAAGCCATCGTCTCTTTGCGGGCTGCTGGATACAATCAAGCGGTATTATCGGGCTGGCTTGATGAGACGCCTGGTTGGTTGCAAGAGCGTATCCAAAAGCATGAAGCCATACGCGATGATTTGTTGGAGATTTTCAATACAGCCGGACTTATCACCGCAAAACCGCAAGCGGGTAGTTATCTCTTTCCAAAATTGCCCCCTTTGGATGTAGATATCACTTTGTTTGTCAGATTATTGCGCCATCAAGCCGGTGTGATTGTCACGCCCGGTTCTGAATTTGGACCCACGACTCATGATAGTGTGCGTCTAAACTTTTCCCAAGATCATGATAATGCAGTCGCGGCGGCAAAACGGATTGTAAGTATGGTACAAAGGTATAAAAAATGA
- a CDS encoding mobile mystery protein B, which yields MITFDKEGETPLDDISGLKLKKITSRKELDEAEAQNILKAYIHYTLIPSKLKKIEFNLSLFCKLHKDMLGDVWSWAGDFRTTQTSIGVPAHRIHQSLYQLQDDLKFWQKEWDYQDTTTHLHHTLVKIHPFINGNGRWARLVTDLWLLKMGHEALSWGGNITQVSVSRRAYIRSLKEADEGVYDGLKTFMFEKKQT from the coding sequence ATGATTACATTTGACAAAGAGGGAGAAACTCCTCTTGATGATATATCGGGATTAAAACTCAAAAAGATAACTTCACGCAAAGAATTAGATGAGGCGGAAGCACAAAATATTTTGAAAGCGTATATTCACTATACATTGATTCCCTCAAAACTGAAGAAGATAGAATTTAATCTTAGTTTATTTTGTAAACTTCATAAAGACATGTTGGGCGATGTATGGAGCTGGGCAGGTGATTTTCGCACTACTCAAACTTCGATAGGAGTGCCAGCTCATAGGATTCATCAATCTTTATATCAGTTGCAAGATGATTTAAAATTTTGGCAAAAAGAGTGGGATTATCAAGATACGACGACGCATTTGCATCATACATTAGTAAAAATTCATCCTTTTATAAACGGCAATGGAAGATGGGCCCGACTTGTGACTGATCTATGGCTGTTGAAAATGGGACATGAGGCGCTATCTTGGGGTGGAAATATCACACAAGTATCCGTTTCTAGGAGAGCATATATCAGGTCATTGAAAGAGGCTGATGAGGGAGTGTATGATGGGTTAAAAACTTTTATGTTTGAGAAAAAACAAACATAA
- the bla gene encoding class A beta-lactamase: protein MGALKLIGLIFIIGSLLGCSDSIHHEQVPKISQVDGINYRGLENKIISIEKKLGARVGISVYDVDMKKELWSYRGGSRFPLMSTFKTLACAKMLHDVEKKKLLLNPYTFIKKESLIEWSPITKNYIGKKFTLKQACSAMMTMSDNTAANIVLKKIGGPKALTLFMQTIGDNTTQLDRMEPDLNEALEGDVRDTTTPHAITQSLHLLLFGDVLSDSSKAQLKKWMMENKVANSLFRSVLPNNWVIADRSGAGGYGSRGITAIVWPKTHKPLIIAVYLTQTKASFDQRNKAIAQIGREIFALYK from the coding sequence ATGGGTGCGTTAAAATTAATCGGTTTAATTTTTATCATTGGATCTTTATTGGGGTGTAGCGATTCTATACATCATGAGCAAGTTCCCAAAATAAGTCAAGTTGATGGAATCAATTATAGGGGCCTTGAGAATAAAATTATAAGTATTGAAAAAAAGCTGGGTGCCCGTGTGGGTATTTCTGTGTATGATGTCGATATGAAAAAAGAGTTATGGAGCTATAGAGGGGGTTCCCGTTTTCCTTTGATGAGTACATTTAAGACTTTAGCTTGTGCTAAGATGCTTCATGATGTCGAAAAAAAGAAACTATTGCTTAATCCTTACACCTTTATTAAAAAGGAATCACTTATCGAATGGTCACCAATAACTAAAAATTATATAGGAAAAAAATTTACTTTAAAACAGGCATGCAGTGCGATGATGACCATGAGTGACAATACTGCTGCCAATATCGTTCTGAAGAAAATAGGTGGTCCAAAAGCTCTGACATTGTTTATGCAAACTATTGGCGATAACACTACTCAGTTGGATCGAATGGAACCAGATCTTAATGAAGCTCTTGAAGGGGATGTTAGAGATACAACAACGCCGCATGCTATAACGCAAAGTTTACATCTTCTGCTTTTTGGAGATGTATTATCAGATTCATCGAAAGCACAGTTAAAAAAATGGATGATGGAGAATAAAGTCGCAAACAGCTTGTTTCGCTCTGTACTTCCAAATAATTGGGTGATTGCAGATCGCTCAGGTGCTGGAGGATATGGCTCCCGGGGGATAACTGCTATTGTTTGGCCAAAAACACATAAGCCTTTAATTATTGCTGTTTACTTAACTCAAACAAAAGCATCATTTGACCAACGGAACAAAGCAATTGCACAAATAGGCCGAGAGATTTTTGCGCTTTATAAATAA